The following proteins are encoded in a genomic region of Gossypium hirsutum isolate 1008001.06 chromosome D05, Gossypium_hirsutum_v2.1, whole genome shotgun sequence:
- the LOC107903881 gene encoding protein YIF1B: protein MYNNLGAQPGVPRPPTNPQPNPFGNSFYGAGSGLIRGGLGAYGEKILGSSSEYVQSNISRYFSDPQYYFQVNDQYVRNKLKVVLLPFLHRGHWTRITEPVGGRLSYKPPIYDINAPDLYIPFMAFGTYVVLAGLSLGLQGKFSPEALNWLFVKGLFGWFLQVSLLKVTLLSLGSGEAPLLDILAYAGYAFTGMCLAVLGRIIWRYSYYFVMPWACLCMGIFLVKTMKRVLFAEVRSYDSSKHHYLLLFIALAQFPLFTWLGNISVNWLF, encoded by the exons ATGTACAATAACTTGGGAGCCCAGCCTGGGGTACCAAGACCGCCAACAAATCCTCAGCCAAATCCATTTGGCAATTCATTTTATGGGGCTGGTTCTGGTCTTATCCGAGGTGGTCTGGGTGCATATGGAGAGAAAATTTTGGGATCAAGTTCTGAGTATGTGCAAAGCAAT ATAAGTAGATACTTCTCTGATCCCCAGTACTACTTTCAAGTGAACGATCAATATGTGAGAAACAAATTGAAGGTTGTTTTACTGCCATTTCTTCACAGG GGCCATTGGACAAGAATAACTGAGCCAGTAGGTGGCAGGCTTTCCTATAAACCCCCAATTTATGACATAAACGCACCAGACTTATACATCCCATTTATGGCATTTGGCACCTATGTCGTTCTTGCTGGATTGTCACTTGGCCTTCAAGGAAA GTTTAGCCCTGAAGCACTTAACTGGCTGTTTGTTAAGGGGTTGTTTGGCTGGTTTCTGCAAGTCTCGCTGCTGAAAGTAACATTACTATCACTGGGCAGTGGTGAGGCACCATTACTTGACATTCTTGCATATGCTGGGTATGCTTTCACAGGAATGTGTTTGGCTGTCCTCGGAAGGATCATATGGAGATATTCTTACTACTTTGTGATGCCATGGGCATGCTTATGCATGGGAATCTTCTTGGTAAAGACAATGAAGCGGGTCCTCTTTGCTGAGGTTAGAAGTTACGATTCCAGCAAGCACCATTATCTTTTGCTCTTTATTGCCCTTGCTCAATTTCCACTTTTTACATGGCTTGGCAACATCAGTGTTAATTGGCTTTTCTGA
- the LOC107903882 gene encoding uncharacterized protein yields the protein MSSKTAESMTWHHDGRTDDGLLRHPTDSLAWKSFDNKFPGFASDPRSVRLGLASDGFNPFKIMSTAYSTWPVVLVPYNLPLWICMKQSSLILSMIIPREQGLGNDIDIYLQPLIEELKQLWAGVETYDVLRKENFNLRAALMWTINDFPAYANLSGWSTKGRYACPCCVAQTCSQWLYNEKKFSYMGHHRWLPKNHRFRFQSSVFDGTEEFREALLQTSGSEILFMLEDMNFIYEKMNQPPNTQRNRRSNDEADDDFDEEDDPNEADLWKKRSIFFELPYWEHYLLRHNLDVMHIEKNVGENIVGTILNVNGKSKDNLQSRLDLVQMGIRSDLHPNPLPNEKYRLPPSIFSMSKMEKEVFCTVLKDIKVPNAYSSNISRCVIVKDRRLYSLKSHDYHILMQNLLPVALRCCMSKKVTSCIIELSNIMKAICGKVLDVQELQKVQDRAALTLCNMEKIFSPSFFTIMVHLIIHLPHKAILGGPVFYRWMYLIERFLSKLKSYCRNKQYPEDRLLKATWQENV from the exons atgtcgtcaaagacagcggagtctatgacgtggcaccatgatggacgaaccgatgatggattattaaggcatccgacagattctttagcttggaaatcatttgacaataaatttccaggctttgcaagcgatcctaggagtgtgaggcttgggctagcatctgatggatttaatcctttcaagatcatgagcactgcgtacagtacttggccagtagtgcttgttccttacaatctgcctctgtggatttgcatgaagcaatcttcccttatcttatctatgattatccctagaGAGCAAGGGctcgggaatgatatcgacatttatttacaaccacttattgaagagttaaaacaattgtgggctggtgtcgagacatacgatgtgctgagaaaggagaactttaatttacgtgcagctttgatgtggaccattaatgactttcccgcttatgctaatttatccggttggagtaccaagggtcgttatgcgtgtccttgttgtgttgcacaaacatgttcgcaatggttgtacaatgagaagaagttctcttacatgggacATCATCGgtggttaccgaaaaatcatagatttagatttcagagttctgtatttgacggtactgaagagttcagagaagctcttttgcagaccagtggctctgaaatcttattcatgttggaagatatgaatttcatttatgagaagatgaaccaaccgccaaacacgcaaagaaatagaagatcaaatgatgaagctgatgatgactttgatgaagaggacgatcctaatgaggcggacttgtggaaaaaaagaagtattttttttgagttgccttattgggagcactaccttctacgacacaatcttgatgttatgcacattgagaaaaatgttggcgagaacattgtgggtacaattttgaatgtcaacggaaaatcaaaagataatcttcagagtcgacttgatttagtccaaatgggaatccgatctgatcttcatcccaatccacttccgaatgagaaatatcggttgccgccttctattttttcaatgtcgaagatggaaaaagaagtgttctgcacggtgttgaaggatataaaggttccaaaTGCGTattcatcaaatatatctcgatgtgttattgttaaagatcgaagattatattcgctaaaatcacatgactatcacatcttgatgcaaaaTTTACTGCCAgtggctctacgatgttgtatgtccaagaaggtgacgtcttgtataattgaactatccaacataatgaaagccatttgtggcaaagttttggatgttcaagaacttcagaaggtacaggatcgagccgctttgactttatgcaacatggagaaaatattctcaccttccttcttcaccattatggttcacttgataatccatctcccgcacaaagcaattcttggcggacccgttttctatcgatggatgtatctcatagaaag gtttctatccaaattaaagtcttactgtcGCAACAAGCAATATCCAGaagatcgattgctgaaggctacttggcaggaGAATGTATGA
- the LOC107903883 gene encoding DEAD-box ATP-dependent RNA helicase 15 isoform X2, which yields MGEIKDNDAYEEELIDYEEEDEKAPDSACTKAADSAKKGYVGIHSSGFRDFLLKPELLRSIVDSGFEHPSEVFALAKLMNVSEDESQLSAIARQGSGSACRSLFGGFVKWIMGKLFPKVAVADWIF from the exons ATGGGAGAGATAAAGGACAACGACGCCTACGAGGAAGAGCTTATCGACTacgaagaagaagatgaaaaagccCCTGACTCTGCCTGCACTAAGGCTGCTGATTCTGCTAAGAA GGGGTATGTTGGAATTCATAGTTCGGGATTCAGAGACTTTCTGCTGAAACCAGAGCTGCTTCGATCTATTGTGGATTCTGGTTTTGAACATCCTTCCGAAG TTTTTGCACTTGCAAAGCTTATGAATGTCAGTGAAGATGAGAGTCAACTTTCTGCTATAGCTAG gcAAGGTTCAGGCAGTGCTTGTCGGAGTTTGTTTGGTGGATTCGTTAAGTGGATTATGGGAAAA TTATTTCCAAAAGTGGCAGTGGCCGATTGGATCTTCTGA
- the LOC107903883 gene encoding DEAD-box ATP-dependent RNA helicase 15 isoform X1 — MGEIKDNDAYEEELIDYEEEDEKAPDSACTKAADSAKKGYVGIHSSGFRDFLLKPELLRSIVDSGFEHPSEVFALAKLMNVSEDESQLSAIARQGSGSACRSLFGGFVKWIMGKIVWTHEHAVAVLYQP; from the exons ATGGGAGAGATAAAGGACAACGACGCCTACGAGGAAGAGCTTATCGACTacgaagaagaagatgaaaaagccCCTGACTCTGCCTGCACTAAGGCTGCTGATTCTGCTAAGAA GGGGTATGTTGGAATTCATAGTTCGGGATTCAGAGACTTTCTGCTGAAACCAGAGCTGCTTCGATCTATTGTGGATTCTGGTTTTGAACATCCTTCCGAAG TTTTTGCACTTGCAAAGCTTATGAATGTCAGTGAAGATGAGAGTCAACTTTCTGCTATAGCTAG gcAAGGTTCAGGCAGTGCTTGTCGGAGTTTGTTTGGTGGATTCGTTAAGTGGATTATGGGAAAA ATTGTTTGGACTCATGAACATGCTGTTGCAGTTCTATATCAACCTTAA
- the LOC107903883 gene encoding DEAD-box ATP-dependent RNA helicase 15 isoform X3, with protein MGEIKDNDAYEEELIDYEEEDEKAPDSACTKAADSAKKGYVGIHSSGFRDFLLKPELLRSIVDSGFEHPSEVFALAKLMNVSEDESQLSAIARFRQCLSEFVWWIR; from the exons ATGGGAGAGATAAAGGACAACGACGCCTACGAGGAAGAGCTTATCGACTacgaagaagaagatgaaaaagccCCTGACTCTGCCTGCACTAAGGCTGCTGATTCTGCTAAGAA GGGGTATGTTGGAATTCATAGTTCGGGATTCAGAGACTTTCTGCTGAAACCAGAGCTGCTTCGATCTATTGTGGATTCTGGTTTTGAACATCCTTCCGAAG TTTTTGCACTTGCAAAGCTTATGAATGTCAGTGAAGATGAGAGTCAACTTTCTGCTATAGCTAG GTTCAGGCAGTGCTTGTCGGAGTTTGTTTGGTGGATTCGTTAA